One Pocillopora verrucosa isolate sample1 chromosome 10, ASM3666991v2, whole genome shotgun sequence genomic window carries:
- the LOC131782348 gene encoding adenosine 5'-monophosphoramidase HINT3, which translates to MTAESPNLGSKKDCVFCKIAVKEQESRIIYEDEKTVVFPDIRPAANHHYLVIPKEHYGNPKSLTAVDLQVVEHLFEVGKNAITNSVTDSEDVLYGYHWPPFNSIQHLHLHVIYPRSQMGFFARQIYRPNSFWFVTHEWLVEHLQKNPAG; encoded by the coding sequence ATGACTGCTGAATCGCCAAACCTAGGGAGTAAGAAAGATTGtgttttttgtaaaattgcAGTCAAGGAACAAGAATCTCGCATAATTTACGAAGATGAGAAGACTGTTGTTTTTCCAGACATTCGACCAGCTGCGAATCACCATTATTTAGTGATTCCCAAGGAACATTATGGAAATCCGAAGTCACTCACTGCAGTTGACCTGCAAGTTGTTGAACATTTGTTTGAGGTTGGGAAGAATGCTATTACCAACAGTGTTACTGATTCTGAGGACGTCTTGTATGGCTACCACTGGCCACCATTTAATTCTATACAGCATTTGCATCTCCATGTAATATATCCGCGTTCACAGATGGGTTTTTTCGCTCGACAAATCTACAGACCCAATTCATTCTGGTTTGTTACTCACGAGTGGCTTGTTGAACATTTACAGAAAAATCCTGCCGGTTAA
- the LOC131782333 gene encoding polypeptide N-acetylgalactosaminyltransferase 1-like isoform X1: MARLISRRKLVYYTIVVTSFCWVLGTVSFFLFQSLEVSIDVKRRTSDSHPSSQRPKWNVQHDRLAKETDQRAGEQYIPNETKKARINLIYQQISNKGISASKGSQKKLEQITANYERYPSGVKLKGPGARGEGVTVPESRKDDEEEGFEQHSFNRVASDMISVHRTLQDHRNSRCKIKKYPQDLPTSSVIICFHNEAWSTLLRTVHSVINRTPPQLLKEIILVDDASDRDELKTKLEDYVAKLKVVKIVRLPRREGLIRARLTGAERAKGQVLTFLDAHCECSKGWLVPLLAKIAENRSNVVMPVIDEISDQNFYYHAVPEPFHRGIFRWRLEFGWKPVPQYEMERRKDETEGIRTPVMAGGLFSIDKSYFDEIGTYDTGMDIWGGENLEISFRVWMCGGTIEMLPCSRVGHVFRPRFPYSFPARPGGDLDVVSRNLMRVADVWMDEYSKHFYNIRFDLKRKKHDDISERLALRKKLQCKSFKWYLENIIPELEVPDANFVAAGQVRNPTSDKCLDTLGKKDDAPLGLYECHGQGGNQYFVLTSKGELKSEDNCLDYNGYDLYLKECDGLKQNQKWEYKKTVLYHPRHDVCIDRGSSNAEYAKVRACDGRLAQVWEFSKTEEMD, translated from the exons ATGGCCCGCTTGATTTCAAGGAGAAAACTGGTCTACTACACCATAGTGGTAACTTCCTTCTGCTGGGTCCTGGGaactgtgtcattttttctctttcagtcgTTAGAAGTTAGCATCGACGTGAAAAGACGTACGTCTGATAGTCACCCTTCCTCGCAAAGGCCGAAATGGAACGTTCAACATGACCGACTTGCTAAGGAAACAGACCAGAGAGCGGGTGAACAATACATTCCGAACGAGACAAAGAAAGCCCGCATTAACCTAATTTATCAACAAATCTCCAACAAAGGCATCAGTGCTTCAAAAGGATCTCAAAAGAAACTTGAACAAATCACAGCCAATTATGAGAGGTATCCGTCGGGGGTTAAACTAAAAGGACCGGGCGCTAGGGGAGAGGGGGTTACCGTACCGGAGTCCCGCAAGGACGACGAAGAAGAAGGATTTGAACAGCATTCATTTAATCGTGTGGCTAGTGATATGATTTCTGTGCACCGAACGCTACAAGACCACAGAAATAGCAG gtgtaaaataaagaaatatccTCAGGATCTACCTACAAGTTCTGTAATTATATGCTTTCATAATGAAGCTTGGTCCACTCTTTTACGGACGGTACATAGTGTCATCAACAGGACTCCTCCACAGCTATTAAAGGAAATCATTCTTGTAGATGATGCCAGTGACAGAG ATGAGCTTAAGACAAAGCTTGAAGACTATGTTGCCAAGTTGAAAGTTGTTAAGATTGTCCGTCTTCCTAGAAGAGAGGGTTTAATTCGTGCAAGACTTACTGGGGCAGAACGAGCCAAGGGACAAGTTCTGACATTTTTGGATGCCCATTGTGAATGTTCTAAGGGTTGGCTGGTGCCTCTTCTCGCAAAAATCGCTGAAAATCGTTCAAATGTAGTAATGCCTGTTATAGATGAAATAAGTGACCAGAACTTTTATTATCATGCAGTGCCAGAGCCTTTCCATAGGGGCATCTTTCGTTGGCGATTAGAGTTTGGCTGGAAGCCTGTTCCTCAGTATGAGATGGAAAGACGTAAAGATGAAACTGAGGGAATAAG GACCCCAGTGATGGCAGGAGGCCTGTTCTCTATTGACAAAAGTTATTTTGATGAAATAGGAACATATGACACTGGAATGGACATTTGGGGTGGAGAAAACCTGGAAATTTCCTTTAGG GTCTGGATGTGTGGAGGCACCATTGAGATGCTCCCCTGTTCACGTGTTGGCCACGTGTTCAGACCACGTTTTCCATATTCATTTCCCGCCCGTCCAGGTGGTGACCTTGATGTTGTAAGTCGTAATCTTATGAGAGTGGCAGACGTGTGGATGGATGAATACAGCAAACATTTCTACAACATTCGGTTtgatcttaaaagaaaaaagcacgATGATATCAGTGAAAGACTTGCTCTGCGAAAGAAGTTACAGTGCAAGAGTTTTAAGTGGTATTTGGAGAATATTATTCCTGAGTTAGAGGTGCCCGATGCAAACTTTGTGGCCGCTGGACAG GTTCGTAATCCTACGAGTGATAAGTGTCTAGACACGTTGGGGAAGAAAGACGATGCACCTCTGGGGCTGTACGAGTGTCATGGCCAGGGTGGAAACCAG TACTTTGTTTTAACAAGCAAGGGAGAGCTAAAATCAGAAGATAATTGTTTGGACTACAATGGATATGATCTGTACCTGAAGGAATGTGACGGACTGAAGCAGAACCAGAAATGGGAATATAAG AAAACAGTGCTCTACCATCCACGCCATGATGTATGTATTGACCGAGGTTCCTCAAATGCAGAGTATGCCAAAGTTCGCGCGTGTGATGGGAGACTGGCCCAAGTATGGGAATTCTCTAAGACAGAAGAGATGGACTGA
- the LOC131782322 gene encoding protein CDV3 homolog isoform X1, translating into MSEHDKQLESFFAKKEKGKKSKGKSKFTTSDAITKQVGSTQKEPDGRSKDQLSKKASGVTPAPSNTKEEEWIDFQEPEEKDYSGLRIQSLQIGENAEGEGSESNEQEDEDDEGDSSVRKDKTAGPWQQLSTAPQGTAASQASEESKPVGAYRPPAYRAPGRRAPVSAGRKMPEIDSEIAFPSLSAAMASNDKNSKETNDGKSFETVKHGSRTLENLADRGPQLDLGNKFDALRRS; encoded by the exons ATGTCAGAACATGACAAACAGTTAGAAAGTTTCTTCGCGAAAAAGGAGAAGGGAAAGAAGTCCAAAGGAAAGAGCAAATTTACAACAAGTGATGCTATTACGAAGCAAGTTGGAAGCACTCAGAAGGAACCAGACGGTCGATCGAAAGATCAACTAAGTAAGAAGGCTTCTGGAGTGACACCGGCGCCTTCTAACACG AAAGAGGAGGAGTGGATTGACTTTCAGGAACCAGAAGAGAAAGATTACTCAGGGCTAAGGATACAGTCATTACAGATTGG AGAGAATGCTGAAGGTGAAGGATCAGAGAGTAATGAACAAGaggatgaagatgatgaag GAGACTCATCGGTAAGGAAAGACAAAACTGCAGGACCATGGCAGCAGCTTTCCACAGCACCCCAAGGCACTGCTG CTTCTCAGGCCTCAGAGGAGTCTAAGCCAGTAGGGGCTTACAGACCACCAGCTTATAGAGCCCCTGGTAGAAGGGCACCAGTTTCTGCAGGCCGAAAGATGCCTGAAATTGACAGTGAAATTGCTTTCCCCTCATTGTCAGCAGCCATGGCATCAAATGATAAAAA TAGCAAGGAGACTAATGATGGGAAAAGTTTTGAGACTGTGAAGCATGGATCACGAACACTTGAGAATTTAGCTGACAGGGGACCACAGCTTGATCTGGGAAATAAGTTTGATGCACTGAGAAGAAGCTAG
- the LOC131782333 gene encoding polypeptide N-acetylgalactosaminyltransferase 1-like isoform X2, whose amino-acid sequence MIIPKRRIVFYFVVITSSVWIYLATYFILTNEFEPEENRVADEATYNLLMYDKTPDRNPNKPGEWGAGVSLNFLEKKREEQGFHDHAFNRVVSDKISLERNLLDVRNSKCKIKKYPQDLPTSSVIICFHNEAWSTLLRTVHSVINRTPPQLLKEIILVDDASDRDELKTKLEDYVAKLKVVKIVRLPRREGLIRARLTGAERAKGQVLTFLDAHCECSKGWLVPLLAKIAENRSNVVMPVIDEISDQNFYYHAVPEPFHRGIFRWRLEFGWKPVPQYEMERRKDETEGIRTPVMAGGLFSIDKSYFDEIGTYDTGMDIWGGENLEISFRVWMCGGTIEMLPCSRVGHVFRPRFPYSFPARPGGDLDVVSRNLMRVADVWMDEYSKHFYNIRFDLKRKKHDDISERLALRKKLQCKSFKWYLENIIPELEVPDANFVAAGQVRNPTSDKCLDTLGKKDDAPLGLYECHGQGGNQYFVLTSKGELKSEDNCLDYNGYDLYLKECDGLKQNQKWEYKKTVLYHPRHDVCIDRGSSNAEYAKVRACDGRLAQVWEFSKTEEMD is encoded by the exons ATGATCATTCCAAAGAGACGCATTGTGTTTTACTTCGTGGTTATAACATCCTCTGTGTGGATTTATTTGGCTACGTACTTTATCCTCACAAACGAATTCGAGCCGGAGGAAAATAGGGTTGCAGATGAAGCCACTTACAATCTCCTTATGTATGATAAAACTCCAGATAGAAACCCAAACAAGCCTGGAGAATGGGGTGCTGGAGTCTCGcttaattttttggaaaagaaaagagaagaacaaGGCTTTCACGATCATGCATTTAACCGAGTCGTAAGCGACAAAATTTCCCTGGAAAGAAATCTGCTAGACGTACGAAATTCAAA gtgtaaaataaagaaatatccTCAGGATCTACCTACAAGTTCTGTAATTATATGCTTTCATAATGAAGCTTGGTCCACTCTTTTACGGACGGTACATAGTGTCATCAACAGGACTCCTCCACAGCTATTAAAGGAAATCATTCTTGTAGATGATGCCAGTGACAGAG ATGAGCTTAAGACAAAGCTTGAAGACTATGTTGCCAAGTTGAAAGTTGTTAAGATTGTCCGTCTTCCTAGAAGAGAGGGTTTAATTCGTGCAAGACTTACTGGGGCAGAACGAGCCAAGGGACAAGTTCTGACATTTTTGGATGCCCATTGTGAATGTTCTAAGGGTTGGCTGGTGCCTCTTCTCGCAAAAATCGCTGAAAATCGTTCAAATGTAGTAATGCCTGTTATAGATGAAATAAGTGACCAGAACTTTTATTATCATGCAGTGCCAGAGCCTTTCCATAGGGGCATCTTTCGTTGGCGATTAGAGTTTGGCTGGAAGCCTGTTCCTCAGTATGAGATGGAAAGACGTAAAGATGAAACTGAGGGAATAAG GACCCCAGTGATGGCAGGAGGCCTGTTCTCTATTGACAAAAGTTATTTTGATGAAATAGGAACATATGACACTGGAATGGACATTTGGGGTGGAGAAAACCTGGAAATTTCCTTTAGG GTCTGGATGTGTGGAGGCACCATTGAGATGCTCCCCTGTTCACGTGTTGGCCACGTGTTCAGACCACGTTTTCCATATTCATTTCCCGCCCGTCCAGGTGGTGACCTTGATGTTGTAAGTCGTAATCTTATGAGAGTGGCAGACGTGTGGATGGATGAATACAGCAAACATTTCTACAACATTCGGTTtgatcttaaaagaaaaaagcacgATGATATCAGTGAAAGACTTGCTCTGCGAAAGAAGTTACAGTGCAAGAGTTTTAAGTGGTATTTGGAGAATATTATTCCTGAGTTAGAGGTGCCCGATGCAAACTTTGTGGCCGCTGGACAG GTTCGTAATCCTACGAGTGATAAGTGTCTAGACACGTTGGGGAAGAAAGACGATGCACCTCTGGGGCTGTACGAGTGTCATGGCCAGGGTGGAAACCAG TACTTTGTTTTAACAAGCAAGGGAGAGCTAAAATCAGAAGATAATTGTTTGGACTACAATGGATATGATCTGTACCTGAAGGAATGTGACGGACTGAAGCAGAACCAGAAATGGGAATATAAG AAAACAGTGCTCTACCATCCACGCCATGATGTATGTATTGACCGAGGTTCCTCAAATGCAGAGTATGCCAAAGTTCGCGCGTGTGATGGGAGACTGGCCCAAGTATGGGAATTCTCTAAGACAGAAGAGATGGACTGA
- the LOC131782322 gene encoding protein CDV3 homolog isoform X2, translating to MSEHDKQLESFFAKKEKGKKSKGKSKFTTSDAITKQVGSTQKEPDGRSKDQLSKKASGVTPAPSNTKEEEWIDFQEPEEKDYSGLRIQSLQIGENAEGEGSESNEQEDEDDEGDSSVRKDKTAGPWQQLSTAPQGTAASQASEESKPVGAYRPPAYRAPGRRAPVSAGRKMPEIDSEIAFPSLSAAMASNDKNKETNDGKSFETVKHGSRTLENLADRGPQLDLGNKFDALRRS from the exons ATGTCAGAACATGACAAACAGTTAGAAAGTTTCTTCGCGAAAAAGGAGAAGGGAAAGAAGTCCAAAGGAAAGAGCAAATTTACAACAAGTGATGCTATTACGAAGCAAGTTGGAAGCACTCAGAAGGAACCAGACGGTCGATCGAAAGATCAACTAAGTAAGAAGGCTTCTGGAGTGACACCGGCGCCTTCTAACACG AAAGAGGAGGAGTGGATTGACTTTCAGGAACCAGAAGAGAAAGATTACTCAGGGCTAAGGATACAGTCATTACAGATTGG AGAGAATGCTGAAGGTGAAGGATCAGAGAGTAATGAACAAGaggatgaagatgatgaag GAGACTCATCGGTAAGGAAAGACAAAACTGCAGGACCATGGCAGCAGCTTTCCACAGCACCCCAAGGCACTGCTG CTTCTCAGGCCTCAGAGGAGTCTAAGCCAGTAGGGGCTTACAGACCACCAGCTTATAGAGCCCCTGGTAGAAGGGCACCAGTTTCTGCAGGCCGAAAGATGCCTGAAATTGACAGTGAAATTGCTTTCCCCTCATTGTCAGCAGCCATGGCATCAAATGATAAAAA CAAGGAGACTAATGATGGGAAAAGTTTTGAGACTGTGAAGCATGGATCACGAACACTTGAGAATTTAGCTGACAGGGGACCACAGCTTGATCTGGGAAATAAGTTTGATGCACTGAGAAGAAGCTAG